A part of Silvimonas soli genomic DNA contains:
- a CDS encoding XylR family transcriptional regulator, whose amino-acid sequence MIHTTPAQPNHGKAPHRIALLFNANKIYDRQVITGIGEYLGSTRVAWDLFLEEDFRCRLNGLENWQGDGIIADFDDPAVAEALAKSPLPVVAVGSSYQNEADYPRGVPYVATDNLKLIKLAHDHLIDVGLERFALYSLPESSINRWAQEREKAFSKLVGKEAEIHRGLATSPTGWSSASEQLAAWLKSLPKPVGVIAVTDARARHLLQACLSAGIAVPEEVSIIGIDNDPLTRTLNRIPLSSVAQGAEEMGRTAAHMLHQMLHGARLGETRILVPPVGINVLASSQYQPLSSPYVMRARHYIRQYACQGIKTEQVADYVGVSRSSLESYFRRELGYTVHQEILLFKLEKAREMLLAGELPTSEIAVRCGFTSLQYLHAVFKRELGCTPREFYDRSVDARGAPPVLIQ is encoded by the coding sequence CACCACGCCAGCGCAGCCAAATCACGGCAAAGCACCGCATCGCATTGCCTTGCTGTTCAATGCCAACAAGATTTACGACCGCCAGGTCATCACCGGCATTGGCGAATACCTGGGCTCGACCCGCGTGGCATGGGATCTGTTTCTGGAAGAAGATTTCCGCTGCCGGCTCAATGGCCTGGAAAACTGGCAAGGCGACGGCATCATTGCCGATTTTGATGACCCGGCCGTAGCCGAGGCCTTGGCCAAAAGCCCGTTGCCGGTAGTGGCTGTCGGTAGCTCTTATCAAAATGAAGCCGACTACCCGCGCGGCGTGCCGTACGTGGCAACCGACAATCTCAAACTGATCAAGCTGGCGCACGACCATTTGATCGACGTCGGGCTGGAACGCTTCGCCCTGTACAGCCTGCCCGAATCGTCCATCAACCGCTGGGCGCAAGAACGCGAAAAAGCGTTCAGCAAGCTGGTGGGTAAAGAGGCTGAAATCCATCGCGGTCTGGCCACGTCGCCAACCGGCTGGAGCAGTGCCAGCGAGCAACTGGCCGCATGGCTTAAAAGCCTGCCAAAACCAGTAGGCGTGATCGCAGTCACCGATGCCCGCGCCCGCCATCTATTACAGGCGTGTTTGTCAGCGGGAATTGCCGTGCCGGAAGAAGTCTCGATTATCGGCATTGATAACGATCCACTCACCCGCACGCTCAACCGTATTCCACTCAGCTCGGTCGCTCAGGGCGCAGAAGAAATGGGCCGCACCGCCGCGCACATGCTGCACCAGATGCTGCACGGTGCCCGCTTGGGCGAGACCCGCATTCTGGTGCCGCCGGTAGGTATCAACGTATTGGCGTCGAGCCAGTACCAGCCATTGTCCAGCCCGTACGTGATGCGCGCCCGCCATTACATTCGCCAGTACGCCTGCCAGGGCATCAAGACCGAACAGGTGGCCGATTATGTGGGCGTATCACGCTCATCGCTGGAAAGCTATTTCCGCCGCGAACTGGGCTACACCGTGCACCAGGAAATATTGTTATTCAAGCTGGAAAAAGCCCGCGAAATGCTGCTGGCTGGCGAATTGCCGACCAGCGAGATCGCCGTGCGTTGCGGCTTTACCTCGTTGCAATATCTGCATGCAGTCTTCAAACGCGAACTGGGCTGCACGCCACGCGAGTTTTATGACCGCAGTGTGGATGCGCGCGGCGCGCCGCCGGTGCTTATTCAGTAA
- a CDS encoding aldose epimerase family protein — protein sequence MSILPIQTAPWDGGASLYTLRNSHDMRVVVTDIGASLVSWFAPDRSGRMADVLLGYPDAAGYIRGNGFFGSVAGRWANRIKGARCNIDGNEYPLDANEGNNHLHGGNAGFHNQRWQAHVSLDSLRLSLISPDGAGGFPGNLRVEVDYRLDDTGTLTIAYAAATDIATPINLTNHAYFNLSGGESDIRGHLLSMDADAFLAIDAESIPVEQKPVAGTAFDFRTPAPIGSRLDWPDAQLALARGFDHCYVLNGDAGKLREVATVYDPTSGREMAVATTERGIQLYTGNYLDGLEGRRPWHAQDGLCLEAQAFPNQINSEEAEQVILRPGKIYRQVTTYRLGVRM from the coding sequence ATGTCCATTTTGCCCATTCAAACCGCCCCTTGGGATGGCGGCGCGAGCCTGTATACCCTGCGCAATTCCCACGACATGCGGGTGGTGGTGACTGATATCGGTGCATCACTGGTATCCTGGTTTGCTCCGGATCGCTCTGGTCGCATGGCCGATGTGTTGTTGGGTTATCCCGACGCCGCTGGCTACATTCGTGGCAATGGCTTCTTTGGCAGCGTGGCGGGCCGCTGGGCCAACCGCATCAAAGGCGCGCGCTGCAATATCGATGGCAATGAATATCCGCTGGATGCCAACGAAGGTAACAATCACCTGCATGGCGGCAATGCCGGTTTTCATAACCAGCGCTGGCAGGCACATGTATCGCTGGATTCGCTGCGCTTGTCGTTGATCTCGCCCGATGGCGCCGGTGGTTTTCCTGGCAACCTGCGGGTGGAAGTGGATTACCGGCTGGACGACACCGGCACGCTGACCATTGCCTATGCCGCCGCCACCGATATCGCCACGCCGATCAATCTGACCAATCACGCTTATTTCAATCTGTCTGGCGGCGAATCGGATATTCGCGGACATTTGCTGTCTATGGATGCTGATGCATTCCTCGCCATTGATGCCGAATCCATTCCGGTTGAGCAAAAGCCGGTGGCGGGTACCGCATTTGATTTCCGCACACCCGCGCCGATTGGTTCACGGCTGGATTGGCCGGACGCGCAACTGGCCTTGGCTCGCGGGTTTGATCATTGTTACGTGTTGAATGGGGATGCAGGCAAGTTGCGCGAAGTCGCCACTGTCTACGACCCCACCAGCGGCCGCGAAATGGCCGTGGCGACCACCGAACGCGGCATCCAGTTGTACACGGGCAATTATCTGGATGGCCTGGAGGGTCGCCGCCCATGGCACGCGCAAGATGGCTTGTGCCTGGAAGCGCAGGCTTTTCCCAACCAGATCAACAGTGAAGAAGCCGAACAAGTCATTCTGCGGCCCGGCAAGATTTATCGCCAGGTGACGACGTACCGGCTTGGAGTACGGATGTGA